The genomic region GTTTAAAGAACCTACGACATTGGTTTTCATGGTCTGAACCGGGTCCTTCTGATAGAACACAGGGGATGCCGGACAGGCAAAGTTATAGATTTCATCGGCTTCGGCGTTGAAGGGGAGGCAGATATCATGTTCCATAATACTGAAATGATGATCTTTTTCCAGTTCCTTAATCCCCTGCCGGGTACCGGTGCTGAAATTATCAACACAGAGAACTTCATTGCCCTGGCTGAGCAGTGTTCTGCAGAGATGTGTTCCGATAAATCCAGCTCCGCCGGTGACAATGATTCTCTTCATAATTATCTTTCAACTCTATCGGTCAAAGAATGTACAGTATCCCTTTTCCAATCACTGATCTGGTTGGCATCACTCCCGCCGATATCCTTGAGATGATACAGGAAAAAATCATTAACCCCGCACCAGCCGAAAACAGTATCCTTCCAGAAAGCCTTGAGGGTACGAGAGCTTACCTCCCTGTAGGAGAGTGCCACAACAGAGACCTTTTTATCTGTCAAAAGAGGGATAAATTCGGCTTCATCCCCGGGAAAGTCATGAATCTCATCATAGGCGGTTCCCGGACGGAACACCCGATCAACCCATCCTTTAAGAATAGCAGGAGGTCCGGCCCACCAGTCGGGATGAACAATAATGATATGCCGGCTTTCACCCAACTCTCTGGCATATCGTGACACATGAGGGTCTAAAGACATTCTTCTTTTAAGCTCATCCAAAGGCATTACAGGATCAAATTCTTCGCTGTGCAGGTCTTGCCTGTGAACAGTTTCTCCCCTGGCTTCCAGAATGGCTGCAGTTTCATGAAAGATCTGGTAACTGAGTGAAGTACTGTCAGGATGAGCCAGAATGATGCAAACTGCCATTAGAACCTCCGAAATTCATTGGATCTCCTCTTAAAGTAATTGATATATGACCATTTTACTATTATATTATAAATAAAGTTAGTATAGACTAATTATATCATGCAATAAAGTATTAGATGAGGAAAAACTTATGAAAGATTTCCAAACAGATAAAAAGATCCTGGAAGATGAAATTTTCCAGCAGATGGGAGAGATCTATGACCCTGAGATCATGGCGCCCATAACGGATCTCGGACTGATTTACCGTGTAGAACTTATTGATGAAAAATCTGTTGTAGTAGATTTTACACTGACCTCTCCGGGATGTCCCTTTGGACCGGTTCTAGATAAATCCATCAGGAAAACAATCAAAAGAAAAAATAAATGGCTGGAGAATATCACAACCAATCTGGTATTTGCTCCCCCCTGGCAGATTGATTTTGCCAAAGAAGAACTCAGGATGGCCATGGGCTATCCCATTTAAGGAAGGATTAATATGAATGTTCTGGAAATAAAAAATCTGAAAGCAGAGATTGATGATAAGGCAATTTTAAAAGGTATCAACCTG from Oceanispirochaeta sp. M1 harbors:
- a CDS encoding NAD(P)H-dependent oxidoreductase, translated to MAVCIILAHPDSTSLSYQIFHETAAILEARGETVHRQDLHSEEFDPVMPLDELKRRMSLDPHVSRYARELGESRHIIIVHPDWWAGPPAILKGWVDRVFRPGTAYDEIHDFPGDEAEFIPLLTDKKVSVVALSYREVSSRTLKAFWKDTVFGWCGVNDFFLYHLKDIGGSDANQISDWKRDTVHSLTDRVER
- a CDS encoding metal-sulfur cluster assembly factor translates to MKDFQTDKKILEDEIFQQMGEIYDPEIMAPITDLGLIYRVELIDEKSVVVDFTLTSPGCPFGPVLDKSIRKTIKRKNKWLENITTNLVFAPPWQIDFAKEELRMAMGYPI